Proteins from a genomic interval of Arachis hypogaea cultivar Tifrunner chromosome 10, arahy.Tifrunner.gnm2.J5K5, whole genome shotgun sequence:
- the LOC112716538 gene encoding protein COBRA translates to MLSCSVAKIRFFIKPPPCILLFFLLSFTSFSSTEAYDVLDPNGNITIRWDIISWTPDGYVAVVTLNNFQQYRHISAPGWSLGWTWAKKEVIWSMMGGQTTEQGDCSKFKTTPPHCCKKDPTVVDLLPGTPYNQQIANCCKGGVLSSWAQDPANAIASFQISVGRAGTSNKTVRVPKNFTLKAPGPGYTCGPGKIVQPTQFLTGDKRRRTQALMTWNVTCMYSQFLAQKTPTCCVSLSSFYNDTIVPCPTCSCGCQGNSSQSGNCVDPDTPHLASVVANPAKSSPFVQCTRHMCPIRVHWHVKLNYKEYWRVKVTITNFNYKMNYTDWNLVIQHPNFDNLTQLFSFNYKSLTPYGTINDTALLWGIKFYNDLLMEAGPEGNVQSELLFRKDKSTFTFDKGWAFPRRIYFNGDNCVMPPPDAYPWLPNASSRREVSLLALVLASFVALALCAYA, encoded by the exons ATGTTGTCTTGTTCCGTTGCCAAAATCCGATTCTTCATCAAACCGCCTCCATGCATTTtgctcttcttccttctctctttcacCTCCTTCTCTTCAACAG AAGCCTATGATGTGCTTGATCCAAACGGAAACATTACAATCAGATGGGATATTATAAGCTGGACACCAGATGGTTATGTT GCTGTTGTTACATTAAACAATTTCCAGCAATACCGTCACATCTCGGCGCCAGGGTGGTCGCTAGGATGGACATGGGCAAAGAAAGAGGTAATATGGAGCATGATGGGAGGGCAGACTACCGAACAAGGCGATTGCTCGAAATTCAAGACAACCCCACCACATTGCTGTAAAAAGGACCCAACCGTTGTAGATTTACTTCCCGGAACACCATATAATCAACAAATTGCAAATTGTTGCAAAGGAGGTGTACTCAGCTCATGGGCACAGGATCCAGCAAATGCCATTGCATCATTTCAAATCAGTGTTGGTAGAGCTGGAACCTCTAACAAAACAGTCAGGGTGCCCAAGAACTTCACCTTGAAAGCACCGGGACCAGGTTATACCTGTGGGCCGGGAAAAATTGTTCAACCTACTCAATTCTTAACaggagataaaagaagaagaactcaagCTCTCA TGACATGGAATGTGACATGCATGTATTCACAATTTCTAGCTCAGAAAACTCCCACTTGCTGTGTTTCACTCTCATCTTTCTATAATGATACCATTGTACCCTGCCCAACATGTTCGTGTGGCTGCCAGGGAAACTCTTCTCAATCCGGGAACTGTGTAGA TCCAGATACACCGCATTTGGCATCGGTTGTTGCTAACCCTGCAAAGAGTTCCCCTTTCGTTCAATGTACTCGCCATATGTGTCCTATCCGAGTTCATTGGCATGTTAAGCTTAACTACAAGGAGTACTGGCGTGTGAAGGTCACTATTACTAATTTCAATTACAAGATGAACTATACAGATTGGAACTTGGTTATTCAACACCCGAATTTCGACAATCTGACTCAGCTTTTTAGTTTTAACTACAAGTCATTGACACCTTATggcacaataa ATGATACAGCATTGCTATGGGGAATTAAGTTCTACAATGATTTGCTCATGGAAGCCGGTCCGGAAGGTAATGTACAATCAGAGCTACTCTTCCGAAAGGATAAATCAACTTTTACTTTCGACAAAGGTTGGGCGTTTCCTCGGAGGATCTATTTCAATGGTGACAACTGTGTGATGCCACCACCTGATGCTTATCCGTGGCTGCCAAATGCCAGTTCCCGGCGAGAGGTTTCCTTGCTAGCTTTAGTGCTGGCTTCCTTTGTAGCCTTGGCATTGTGTGCATATGCTTAA
- the LOC112716540 gene encoding COBRA-like protein 4 has translation MRLVILVLCVIVLFSNAGAYDPLDPNGNVTIKWDIVSWTPDGYVADVTLYNFQMFRHIMNPGWTLGWTWAKKEVIWSMIGAQTTEQGDCSKFKGNIPHCCKKIPTVVDLLPGVPYNQQFTNCCKGGVVAAWGQDPSQAISSFQISVGQAGTSNKTVKLPKNFTLLAPGPGYTCGRAKVVPSTTFLTPDKRRKTQALMTWNVTCTYSQFLARKNPACCLSLSSFYNETITPCPSCACGCQNKRNCVKSDSKILSMVGVHTPKKDNEPLMQCTHHMCPIRVHWHVKQNYKDYWRVKIAITNFNYRMNYSLWTLAIQHPNLNNVTQVFSFDYKPILPYASINDTGMFFGMKYFNDLLMEAGPTGNVQSEVLLQKDKDTFTFKQGWAFPRKVYFNGDECMLPPPDSYPFLPNSSPQTPSAFPALILSLIFFLVL, from the exons ATGAGGCTTGTCATCTTAGTTCTTTGTGTAATTGTGTTGTTCTCCAATGCAG GTGCCTATGATCCTTTGGATCCAAATGGGAATGTAACAATCAAATGGGATATAGTGTCTTGGACTCCAGATGGCTATGTT GCGGACGTAACGTTGTACAACTTCCAAATGTTCCGGCACATAATGAACCCTGGATGGACCCTGGGATGGACATGGGCAAAGAAAGAAGTGATATGGTCTATGATAGGAGCTCAAACAACAGAGCAAGGTGACTGCTCAAAGTTCAAAGGGAACATACCTCACTGCTGCAAGAAAATCCCAACAGTTGTGGACTTGCTTCCTGGTGTCCCTTACAACCAGCAATTCACAAATTGCTGTAAGGGTGGAGTTGTTGCTGCGTGGGGCCAAGACCCTTCACAGGCTATCTCTTCATTCCAAATAAGTGTTGGCCAAGCCGGTACCTCCAACAAGACGGTTAAACTCCCCAAGAACTTCACTCTCTTGGCTCCCGGACCGGGATACACTTGCGGCCGGGCCAAGGTTGTTCCTTCCACCACTTTCCTTACTCCGGACAAGCGCCGCAAGACTCAAGCCCTGA TGACATGGAATGTTACCTGCACATACTCACAATTTCTAGCAAGAAAGAACCCTGCTTGTTGTTTATCTTTGTCATCTTTCTACAATGAAACTATTACCCCTTGTCCCTCTTGTGCATGTGGCTGCCAGAACAAAAGGAATTGTGTCAA GAGTGACTCTAAAATTCTGAGCATGGTTGGTGTTCACACTCCAAAGAAAGACAATGAACCATTGATGCAGTGCACTCATCATATGTGTCCAATAAGGGTGCATTGGCATGTGAAGCAAAACTATAAGGACTATTGGCGAGTCAAGATTGCCATAACAAATTTCAATTACAGGATGAACTATTCCCTATGGACTCTTGCAATTCAGCATCCAAATCTCAACAATGTCACACAAGTTTTCAGCTTTGATTACAAGCCTATACTTCCCTATGCTTCCATAA ATGACACTGGCATGTTTTTTGGCATGAAATACTTCAATGATCTATTAATGGAAGCTGGACCAACTGGGAATGTTCAATCAGAAGTGCTTCTTCAGAAGGACAAAGACACATTCACATTCAAGCAAGGTTGGGCATTTCCAAGAAAAGTCTACTTTAATGGTGATGAATGCATGCTTCCACCACCAGATTCCTATCCATTCCTCCCTAATTCTTCCCCTCAAACACCAAGTGCCTTCCCAGCACTCATTTTATCATTGATATTCTTCCTAGTTTTATGA